The following DNA comes from Bacillota bacterium.
AATAGCATGTATCGCAGCGAGCGCGGTATATCCTGTTGCCAAGCCGTCATCGATAACAATTGCAATCCTGCCTTGCAGCGGAATTGGAGCACGGTCGCCAAGGTACAGCTTCCGTCTCCTTGAGATCTCTTCCAGTTGTCTGCTGATCTCTGATTCGATATATTCTCTCGGGATTCCCAGTTCTCTTACCAGGGGTTCATTTATAATCGACTCACCCATAGCAACCGCTCCAATTGCCAGCTCAGGATTGCCAGGTGCACCTATCTTTCTGGGTATGACGATATCTAGCTGCAAGCCAAGAGCTTTTGCAACCTCATCGGCCACGACAACACCGCCTCTTGGAATAGCAAGCACCACGGCATCTGAACCCCGGTATTTACCCTCGAGTCTTCGTGCTAACTGAC
Coding sequences within:
- a CDS encoding phosphoribosyltransferase, which codes for QLARRLEGKYRGSDAVVLAIPRGGVVVADEVAKALGLQLDIVIPRKIGAPGNPELAIGAVAMGESIINEPLVRELGIPREYIESEISRQLEEISRRRKLYLGDRAPIPLQGRIAIVIDDGLATGYTALAAIHAIKRQNPKKIVLAVPVAPSDTCARLAQEVDELICLEVHELFFAVGQFYEVFDQVTDSEVIEILSRYRSAAS